The Pseudomonas fluorescens genome includes a window with the following:
- a CDS encoding SDR family NAD(P)-dependent oxidoreductase, whose protein sequence is MKTNENSWVLITGASSGFGEEFARQYAAQGKSLVLVARRLDKLEALSKELRERFGTEVITEQVDLSSIPAVIDLHKRLVQQGIAVDVLINNAGHGLQGPFLDHAIDQSLAMIDLDIASLTTMTRLFAQDMRIRRRGHILQVASLLSYQGVKNFAVYSAAKAYVLRFSEALHQELKGDGVVVTALCPGMSDTGFAQSANQTLTPALKMVMMQPQPVVRAGIRALQAGRMSVVPGFGNKALAVLIWATPRRFHQRLMANVMGV, encoded by the coding sequence ATGAAAACCAACGAGAATTCCTGGGTGCTCATCACGGGCGCTTCAAGCGGCTTTGGCGAGGAGTTCGCCCGGCAATACGCAGCACAGGGAAAATCCCTCGTTCTGGTAGCCCGCAGGCTGGACAAACTGGAAGCGCTGTCAAAAGAACTGCGCGAGCGTTTCGGCACCGAGGTGATCACCGAACAAGTCGACCTGTCGTCGATTCCGGCAGTCATCGACCTGCACAAGCGACTGGTTCAACAGGGTATTGCAGTCGATGTGCTCATCAACAACGCCGGCCATGGATTGCAGGGCCCGTTCCTGGACCACGCCATTGACCAATCCCTGGCAATGATCGATCTGGACATCGCCAGCCTGACCACCATGACTCGCCTCTTTGCCCAGGACATGCGCATCCGCCGCCGCGGCCACATCTTGCAGGTCGCCAGCTTGCTTTCCTATCAAGGCGTGAAAAATTTCGCGGTCTATTCAGCGGCCAAGGCCTACGTGCTTCGCTTCTCCGAGGCGCTGCACCAGGAACTCAAGGGCGACGGTGTCGTCGTGACCGCGCTGTGCCCAGGCATGTCGGATACCGGGTTTGCGCAGAGTGCCAACCAGACCCTCACGCCAGCGCTGAAAATGGTGATGATGCAACCCCAACCAGTGGTTCGCGCAGGCATCCGCGCGCTGCAAGCCGGGCGCATGAGTGTGGTGCCCGGCTTCGGCAACAAGGCACTCGCGGTGTTGATCTGGGCCACGCCACGCCGATTTCACCAGCGTCTCATGGCGAATGTCATGGGGGTATGA
- a CDS encoding efflux transporter outer membrane subunit, whose amino-acid sequence MPPLRPLAFLVSASLMTGCAVGPDYQRPNAVLSDRFLGQPSVEQRSGTTQASLTTWWEGFGDPVLSDFIAKALEQNLDLAQASARVAQARAGLGAANAALLPSGNISGQAARAYQSVETPQGQLLNSNPGFDRYGNSYELDLGASWELDVFGGLRRGREAALAEYQASEAGAAATRLAVAAQTADIYITLRGLQARLDIANHQVKTQQDLLEKVQLLYSKGLAASYQVRQTEGALAQVQATVPVLQTGLDAAMNALDVMLGTPPGTHRPQLTETGSIPLPPQISEMGTPADLLRRRPDLIVAERRLAASNARIGEAVAEYYPKFSLSALLGSATAVSAGHLFSGGASQASGALGLRWRLFDFGRINAQIDQAKGQEAEALAAYRQSALRATEDVENAFSALVNREAQATTLTVGEASLSEARRSSFIAYQKGTASLIDVLNADQTLLQASDARAQARTESARAAVAAFRALGGGWQAPQPPQPVASR is encoded by the coding sequence ATGCCACCCCTGCGCCCCCTTGCTTTTTTAGTAAGCGCCAGCCTGATGACCGGCTGCGCGGTCGGTCCGGACTATCAGCGTCCCAACGCTGTCCTGTCGGATCGTTTCCTGGGCCAGCCTTCTGTCGAGCAAAGGAGCGGTACAACACAGGCCAGCCTCACCACCTGGTGGGAGGGGTTTGGCGACCCGGTGCTGAGCGACTTTATCGCCAAAGCCCTGGAACAGAACCTTGACCTCGCCCAGGCGTCGGCGCGCGTTGCTCAGGCGCGGGCCGGCCTTGGTGCAGCCAACGCCGCCTTGTTGCCCTCGGGAAATATCAGTGGCCAGGCCGCACGCGCCTATCAATCTGTCGAGACGCCGCAGGGCCAATTGCTCAACTCGAACCCTGGTTTTGATCGGTACGGGAACAGCTACGAGCTGGACCTCGGCGCGAGCTGGGAACTGGATGTCTTTGGCGGCCTGCGACGCGGACGCGAAGCTGCATTGGCCGAATACCAGGCCTCCGAGGCCGGAGCCGCGGCGACAAGGCTGGCCGTGGCCGCGCAGACCGCTGACATCTACATCACCCTGCGCGGCTTGCAAGCGCGGCTGGATATTGCGAACCACCAGGTCAAGACCCAGCAGGACCTGCTGGAAAAAGTCCAGTTGCTCTACAGCAAAGGGCTCGCCGCCAGCTATCAGGTCCGCCAGACCGAAGGCGCGCTTGCCCAGGTCCAGGCAACGGTACCGGTCCTGCAAACCGGGCTGGACGCCGCCATGAATGCGCTGGATGTCATGCTCGGCACGCCGCCAGGCACTCACCGCCCGCAACTGACCGAGACGGGTAGCATCCCCCTGCCCCCACAAATCAGCGAGATGGGTACGCCGGCTGATCTACTGCGCCGCCGGCCAGACCTCATCGTCGCCGAGCGCCGTCTCGCCGCCTCCAATGCCCGTATCGGCGAAGCCGTCGCTGAGTACTATCCGAAATTTTCCCTCAGCGCGTTGCTCGGCAGCGCCACTGCGGTCTCTGCCGGGCACCTTTTCTCCGGCGGCGCCAGCCAGGCGTCGGGCGCGCTGGGACTGCGCTGGAGGCTGTTCGATTTTGGCCGGATCAACGCCCAGATCGACCAGGCCAAGGGACAGGAAGCCGAAGCGCTGGCTGCTTATCGCCAGTCCGCGTTGCGCGCCACCGAGGATGTCGAGAATGCCTTCTCCGCCTTGGTCAACCGAGAAGCCCAGGCCACGACACTCACCGTAGGCGAAGCGTCATTGAGCGAGGCGCGTCGATCATCCTTTATTGCCTATCAGAAAGGCACGGCCAGCCTGATCGATGTGCTCAACGCCGACCAGACACTGCTCCAGGCATCCGATGCCCGGGCACAAGCCCGGACGGAATCGGCACGGGCGGCGGTCGCAGCATTCAGAGCCCTCGGTGGCGGCTGGCAAGCGCCACAGCCACCGCAGCCGGTAGCGAGCCGATGA